The following proteins are encoded in a genomic region of Natrinema sp. DC36:
- a CDS encoding AMP-binding protein has protein sequence MSRDATLWSTAYERFGIPETLEPYPDEPVHRFLENAAADYPEQGIVQYGERYTYPEVLADVERLAMALRERGVEKGSRVATILPTSVQFVVASNAISRAGGVHIPNDFLDAEDSLAYRLEEGDPEVLIGHDEHLELVRSLADDLELDDIILTSLDDYSADPPDDHEAVDGAEWLPAVIEGAERAPPDVDFDVETDVHTLLFTGGTTGLPKGCLLTHRNLVANALQGVAAQSQLAEMMRGSEAAVMALPMYHSYGYSITNSLLELALDLLVVPDARNTGQMSELVETHDPLIMFGVPTQFMELVDEELSAEVLGISGSAPLASETKSEFERESGGVSQGYGLSEMSPITHFNIHGIHGFLTGSSDDDGLDQPTIGIPVPDTDVKLRDVDTGEEIPLEAAAADGLEGEMLVNGPQRMKGYLDEGRDPFDDEGYVATGDIAKVDSEGRFYVVDRVKHMINVSGLKVYSEEVDEVLYGLEGVKRPATVGVPDPERPGSERVRIFIEPKPDADLTEADVIDHLEGNVPQHAMPSRVTFVESIPLTDIEKTDKEALRERATAGAAD, from the coding sequence ATGTCCCGAGACGCGACACTCTGGTCGACGGCGTACGAACGGTTCGGCATTCCCGAAACGCTCGAGCCGTATCCCGACGAACCGGTCCACCGATTCCTCGAGAACGCCGCGGCCGACTACCCGGAACAGGGGATCGTCCAGTACGGCGAGCGGTACACCTATCCGGAGGTGCTCGCAGACGTCGAACGACTGGCGATGGCGCTACGCGAGCGCGGCGTCGAGAAGGGCAGCCGGGTCGCGACGATCCTGCCGACGTCCGTCCAGTTCGTCGTCGCCTCGAACGCCATCTCGCGAGCCGGCGGCGTCCACATTCCGAACGACTTCCTCGACGCCGAGGACTCGCTCGCCTATCGGCTCGAGGAGGGCGACCCGGAGGTCCTGATCGGCCACGACGAACACCTCGAGCTGGTGCGCTCGCTCGCGGACGACCTCGAGCTGGACGACATCATCCTCACGTCGCTGGACGACTACTCGGCCGATCCACCGGACGACCACGAGGCGGTCGACGGAGCCGAGTGGCTACCGGCGGTCATCGAGGGGGCCGAGCGAGCGCCCCCGGACGTCGATTTCGACGTCGAGACGGACGTTCACACGCTGCTGTTCACCGGCGGTACGACCGGCCTCCCGAAGGGGTGTCTGCTGACCCACCGCAACCTCGTGGCCAACGCGTTGCAGGGCGTCGCCGCGCAGTCCCAGCTGGCGGAGATGATGCGCGGCAGCGAGGCGGCGGTGATGGCGCTGCCGATGTACCACTCGTACGGCTACTCGATCACCAACAGTCTGCTCGAGCTCGCGCTCGACCTCCTGGTCGTTCCCGACGCGCGGAACACGGGGCAGATGAGCGAACTGGTCGAGACGCACGACCCGCTGATCATGTTCGGAGTTCCGACCCAGTTCATGGAGCTCGTCGACGAAGAACTGTCGGCGGAGGTGCTCGGCATCTCCGGCTCCGCACCCCTGGCGAGCGAGACGAAATCGGAGTTCGAGCGCGAGTCCGGCGGCGTCTCCCAGGGGTACGGGCTCTCCGAGATGTCCCCGATCACGCACTTCAACATCCACGGGATCCACGGGTTCTTGACCGGCTCGTCGGACGACGACGGCCTCGATCAGCCGACCATCGGCATCCCCGTCCCGGACACGGACGTCAAACTCCGCGATGTCGACACCGGCGAGGAGATTCCGCTCGAGGCGGCCGCGGCCGACGGACTGGAGGGCGAGATGCTGGTAAACGGCCCCCAGCGGATGAAGGGATACCTCGACGAGGGCAGGGACCCCTTCGACGACGAGGGGTACGTGGCCACCGGCGACATCGCGAAAGTCGATTCCGAGGGGCGGTTCTACGTCGTCGACCGCGTCAAGCACATGATCAACGTCTCGGGGCTGAAGGTCTACTCCGAAGAGGTCGACGAGGTCCTGTACGGACTCGAGGGGGTCAAACGACCCGCGACGGTCGGCGTCCCCGATCCGGAGCGGCCGGGAAGCGAACGGGTCCGGATCTTCATCGAACCGAAACCGGACGCCGACCTGACCGAGGCGGACGTGATCGATCACCTCGAGGGGAACGTGCCACAACACGCGATGCCCTCGAGGGTAACGTTCGTCGAGTCGATTCCGCTGACCGACATCGAGAAGACGGACAAGGAGGCGCTTCGCGAGCGCGCGACGGCCGGCGCTGCCGACTGA
- a CDS encoding 50S ribosomal protein L15e has protein sequence MAKSFYSHIKDAWKDPDDGKLGELQWQRKQEWRDQGAIERIDRPTRLDKARELGYKAKQGIIVTRVSVRKGTARKQRHKAGRRSKRQGVNRIGRRKNIQRIGEERVSRKYPNLRVLNSYWVGEDGSQKWFEMILVDPNHPAIENDDDLNWICDDDHTNRAFRGLTNAGKSNRGLNNRGKGAEKVRPSNNGGQGRAK, from the coding sequence ATGGCAAAAAGCTTCTATTCCCACATCAAGGACGCATGGAAGGACCCCGACGACGGCAAGCTCGGGGAGCTACAGTGGCAGCGCAAACAGGAGTGGCGCGATCAGGGCGCGATCGAGCGAATCGATCGCCCGACGCGACTCGACAAGGCGCGCGAACTCGGCTACAAGGCGAAACAGGGCATCATCGTGACCCGGGTCTCGGTCCGCAAAGGGACCGCCCGGAAACAGCGACACAAGGCCGGTCGGCGCTCCAAGCGCCAGGGTGTCAACCGCATCGGGCGGCGCAAGAACATCCAGCGCATCGGCGAGGAACGCGTCTCCCGGAAGTACCCCAACCTGCGCGTGCTCAACAGCTACTGGGTCGGGGAAGACGGCAGCCAGAAGTGGTTCGAGATGATCCTCGTAGATCCGAACCACCCCGCGATCGAGAACGACGACGATCTCAACTGGATCTGCGACGACGACCACACGAACCGCGCGTTCCGCGGACTCACCAACGCCGGCAAGTCGAACCGCGGCCTCAACAACCGCGGTAAAGGTGCAGAGAAGGTCCGTCCGTCCAACAACGGCGGTCAAGGCCGCGCGAAGTAA
- a CDS encoding DUF6114 domain-containing protein: MATQNSQSDSETDPDRFESRWKRGTGWIGSRWNRFNDWRTRRPFMGGVLLCLAGILITWVPMQILPDLIFIGGEMAGFLTIGALIGVFVFLTGVYALYSPSKSHEIGVIGVVLSIFSLFGSLGGLFLGMLLGILGGNLCIAWKPRDDVADDALAEPSKVDRAIARLRKRVGRVVEKASARLRESAETNTQRSADE; the protein is encoded by the coding sequence ATGGCAACTCAAAACAGCCAGAGCGACTCCGAAACCGATCCCGACCGATTTGAAAGCCGGTGGAAGCGGGGAACCGGGTGGATCGGGAGCCGATGGAACCGGTTCAACGACTGGCGGACGCGACGCCCGTTCATGGGCGGCGTCCTGCTCTGTCTGGCTGGGATCCTCATCACCTGGGTACCGATGCAGATACTGCCCGATCTCATCTTCATCGGCGGAGAGATGGCGGGCTTTCTCACCATCGGTGCCCTGATCGGCGTGTTCGTCTTCCTGACGGGCGTGTACGCACTGTACAGCCCGTCTAAATCCCACGAGATCGGTGTTATCGGCGTCGTTCTGTCGATCTTCTCGCTGTTCGGTTCCCTCGGCGGGCTGTTCCTGGGGATGCTGCTGGGCATCCTCGGCGGCAACCTCTGTATCGCGTGGAAACCCCGAGACGACGTTGCCGACGACGCGCTGGCGGAACCGAGCAAGGTCGACCGAGCCATCGCGCGATTGCGAAAGCGAGTCGGACGTGTCGTCGAGAAAGCGAGCGCACGGCTCCGCGAGAGCGCCGAAACCAACACCCAACGGAGTGCCGACGAATGA
- a CDS encoding DUF6230 family protein, with the protein MYNKKRLVGGTGASFLVVALVGMIVLSSGTAYAAPLASGSGFTVEADEIRSDEFLLYPSAGEGDQGETPVVVVEQRGVEIDGLVLTREQEVPMMDGTMEISFTADETVTADEQYIKLTGLDAENAEFNGQVINAQSSENPEQQFQQTAGENADPEEGYLTNVSGEAPGMVQEDVEIDMVYLASNEITLPGLDVGVEYNSSE; encoded by the coding sequence ATGTACAATAAAAAGCGACTAGTGGGCGGAACCGGTGCATCGTTCTTGGTTGTCGCGCTCGTAGGAATGATCGTCCTCTCGTCGGGGACGGCCTACGCTGCGCCGCTGGCGAGCGGGAGCGGGTTCACCGTCGAGGCCGACGAGATCAGATCCGACGAGTTCCTCCTCTACCCCAGCGCCGGCGAAGGCGATCAAGGAGAGACGCCGGTCGTGGTCGTCGAGCAGCGCGGCGTCGAAATCGACGGACTGGTGCTGACGAGAGAGCAGGAAGTGCCCATGATGGACGGGACGATGGAGATCTCGTTCACCGCCGACGAGACGGTCACGGCGGACGAGCAGTACATCAAGCTGACCGGGCTGGACGCGGAGAACGCTGAGTTCAACGGTCAGGTCATCAACGCCCAGTCCAGCGAAAACCCCGAACAGCAGTTCCAGCAGACGGCCGGTGAGAACGCCGATCCCGAGGAGGGCTACCTCACCAACGTTAGCGGAGAAGCGCCCGGAATGGTTCAGGAAGACGTCGAAATCGACATGGTGTACCTCGCCTCGAACGAGATCACCCTCCCCGGTCTCGACGTCGGCGTTGAATACAACTCGAGCGAGTGA
- a CDS encoding class I SAM-dependent methyltransferase — protein sequence MREFSESYLSRTREGMWADSRDALEPLALDSRDRILDAGCGTGELSRVLAAESPGEVIGCDADSDLLAAASEHVPTVAGDAVQLPFPDDTFDLVVCQALLINLPDPAAALEEFARVSTDLVAAVEPDNAAVEIDSSVDAEGRLERRARRAYLEGVDTDVALGAGARDAFETAGLEVLATRRYDHVRTVEPPYSDGALTAARRKATGDGLADDRETILSGAVTESEYDELRSSWREMGRTVVEQMGAKEYRRAETVPFFVTVGRVTASSH from the coding sequence GTGCGCGAGTTTTCCGAATCCTACCTCAGTCGGACCCGCGAGGGGATGTGGGCCGATTCCCGCGATGCGCTCGAGCCGCTCGCCCTCGACTCTCGCGACCGTATTCTGGACGCGGGCTGTGGGACCGGCGAGTTGAGCCGCGTCCTCGCGGCGGAGTCGCCGGGCGAGGTGATCGGCTGTGACGCGGATTCCGACCTGCTCGCGGCCGCGAGCGAGCACGTTCCCACCGTCGCCGGCGACGCCGTTCAGCTCCCGTTTCCCGACGACACCTTCGACCTCGTGGTCTGTCAGGCACTCCTGATCAACCTCCCCGATCCCGCGGCCGCGCTCGAGGAGTTCGCCCGCGTCTCCACCGACCTCGTCGCGGCCGTCGAACCCGACAACGCCGCGGTCGAGATCGACTCGAGCGTCGACGCGGAAGGCCGACTCGAGCGACGGGCGCGGCGGGCCTACCTCGAGGGCGTGGACACGGACGTGGCACTCGGGGCTGGCGCTCGCGACGCGTTCGAGACGGCGGGGCTCGAGGTGCTCGCAACTCGCCGGTACGACCACGTTCGAACGGTCGAACCGCCGTACAGCGACGGCGCGCTGACGGCGGCCCGCCGGAAGGCGACCGGCGACGGGCTGGCCGACGACCGGGAGACTATCCTCTCGGGGGCGGTGACCGAGTCGGAGTACGACGAGCTTCGCAGTTCGTGGCGGGAGATGGGGCGAACCGTCGTCGAGCAGATGGGTGCGAAGGAGTATCGCCGCGCGGAAACGGTCCCGTTCTTCGTCACCGTCGGGCGGGTTACCGCCAGTAGCCACTGA
- a CDS encoding SDR family NAD(P)-dependent oxidoreductase — MDFGLDDKTVLVTGAGGRIGSVDCEVLAAEGADVIALDVDIDAAETVVDDIEDAGGTARALECDLTDRDAVAETVSAIDEDVGGIDVVINNAGLVDARDRIEDFDDEIWDRDVAVNLTGTYNVTRAVYPGMKEREWGRIITMSSVAGWQGGFGQASYSATKSALIGFGKTLALEGAQHGITSNVVAPSIVVGALADLPIDQLEGVDEHFARIAKATPMRRLGREEDVANLIAYLCSEQAEYITGQVVGVTGGVDLFSF; from the coding sequence ATGGACTTCGGACTGGACGACAAGACCGTGCTCGTCACGGGGGCGGGCGGTCGGATCGGGAGCGTCGACTGCGAGGTACTCGCCGCGGAAGGCGCCGACGTAATTGCGCTGGACGTCGACATCGATGCCGCCGAAACGGTCGTCGACGACATCGAAGACGCGGGCGGGACGGCCCGCGCGCTCGAGTGCGACCTGACCGATCGCGACGCGGTCGCGGAGACGGTTTCGGCGATCGACGAGGACGTCGGCGGCATCGACGTGGTGATCAACAACGCGGGGCTGGTCGACGCCCGCGACAGGATCGAGGACTTCGACGACGAGATCTGGGATCGCGACGTCGCGGTCAACCTGACGGGGACCTACAACGTCACCCGTGCGGTCTACCCCGGAATGAAAGAGCGGGAGTGGGGACGCATCATCACCATGTCCTCGGTCGCCGGCTGGCAGGGCGGCTTCGGTCAGGCCTCCTACAGCGCGACGAAGTCCGCGCTGATCGGCTTCGGCAAGACGCTCGCCCTCGAGGGAGCCCAGCACGGCATCACGAGCAACGTCGTCGCCCCGAGCATCGTCGTCGGCGCACTCGCGGACCTGCCGATCGACCAGTTGGAGGGGGTCGACGAGCACTTCGCCCGGATCGCGAAGGCCACGCCGATGCGACGACTGGGACGGGAGGAAGACGTCGCGAACCTGATCGCGTATCTCTGCTCCGAACAGGCCGAATACATCACGGGTCAGGTCGTCGGCGTGACCGGCGGCGTCGACCTCTTCAGTTTCTAG
- a CDS encoding methyltransferase domain-containing protein has translation MQTQRFDADEIVDFYNETAWEYRVFWSTANLHYGFYDDESTTHREAMTNSNRVYADTLEVDETDTVLDIGTGRGGFPTHVAAEHGAEVHGIDIDPLHVSEARANARERGVSESTEFSVGDYHDIPYPDDTFDAVSGIETVCHSDRKERVLEEIRRVLAPGGRLMIADGFRSRTALTDPEAEKLRTVLDGWAVPDFAHISEFREALEGLGFTDVTFDDHYEQIIPSSRRQWVLSLAVTPLLRIAAALGLKSESSVEQGVTLYHQYEIIERGIAVHGNFTAELPE, from the coding sequence ATGCAAACGCAACGGTTCGACGCCGACGAAATCGTCGACTTCTACAACGAGACCGCGTGGGAGTATCGCGTCTTCTGGAGTACCGCCAACCTTCACTACGGCTTTTACGACGACGAATCCACGACCCACCGAGAAGCCATGACGAACTCCAACCGCGTCTACGCCGACACGCTCGAGGTCGACGAGACGGACACGGTGTTGGACATCGGGACGGGGCGCGGCGGATTCCCGACGCACGTCGCTGCCGAACACGGAGCCGAGGTCCACGGCATCGACATCGATCCGCTGCACGTCAGCGAAGCCCGGGCGAACGCCCGCGAGCGCGGGGTTTCCGAGTCGACCGAGTTCAGCGTCGGGGACTACCACGACATTCCGTATCCAGACGATACGTTCGACGCGGTCTCCGGTATCGAAACGGTCTGTCACTCGGATCGCAAGGAACGGGTCCTCGAGGAGATTCGCCGCGTCCTCGCGCCGGGCGGCCGTCTCATGATAGCCGACGGCTTCAGGAGTCGAACCGCGCTGACCGACCCGGAGGCGGAGAAGTTACGAACGGTCCTCGACGGATGGGCCGTTCCCGACTTCGCGCATATCAGCGAGTTCCGGGAGGCCCTCGAGGGACTCGGATTCACGGACGTGACGTTCGACGACCACTACGAGCAGATCATTCCGTCGTCGCGACGCCAGTGGGTGCTCTCACTGGCCGTCACGCCTCTCCTCAGGATCGCAGCCGCGCTCGGCCTCAAGAGCGAGTCGTCCGTCGAGCAGGGCGTGACGCTCTACCACCAGTACGAAATCATCGAGCGCGGGATCGCAGTTCACGGCAACTTCACCGCCGAACTTCCCGAGTAA
- a CDS encoding helix-turn-helix domain-containing protein, with translation MRYAKCIIIPDDEGLHPVDKRIADHPEVSRELLHNVNLLADETIVTIYQFAGDRDALETILEDSPMVCKYQLSGVDDEIHAYIHVEAHTRLVGLLSMLKEFEFIFDTPLEFTRRGGLRVTMIGDVGSFQDAIPDVPDGIRFKLLKTGEYEPNTDRLFSQLTGRQQEILQTAVDMGYYNVPRAVTHEDIGNELGCTGGTVGGHLRKIESKILTQIIP, from the coding sequence ATGAGATACGCAAAATGCATCATCATCCCTGACGATGAAGGGTTGCACCCCGTCGATAAGCGGATCGCGGACCATCCCGAGGTCTCGCGCGAACTCCTTCACAACGTCAACCTCCTCGCCGACGAGACGATCGTCACGATCTATCAATTCGCGGGTGATCGGGACGCCCTCGAGACGATTCTGGAAGACTCACCGATGGTATGCAAGTACCAGCTCTCGGGCGTCGACGACGAGATTCACGCCTACATCCACGTCGAGGCTCACACCAGGCTCGTCGGCCTGTTGAGCATGCTCAAGGAGTTCGAGTTCATCTTCGATACGCCCCTCGAGTTCACGCGGCGCGGCGGGTTGCGCGTCACGATGATTGGCGACGTCGGGAGCTTTCAGGACGCCATTCCGGACGTTCCCGACGGAATCAGATTCAAGCTCCTCAAGACGGGGGAATACGAACCGAACACGGACCGCCTGTTCTCTCAGCTCACCGGGCGCCAACAGGAGATCCTCCAGACCGCCGTCGATATGGGCTACTACAACGTGCCTCGAGCGGTGACGCACGAGGATATCGGCAACGAGCTCGGCTGCACCGGTGGAACAGTGGGCGGCCACCTGCGAAAGATCGAGTCAAAAATCCTCACACAGATCATTCCGTGA
- a CDS encoding serine/threonine-protein kinase RIO2 produces MVRNVAGLLPELEAEDFYLLSGVEQGMRFSEWVQREKLPKFSDLSEEEVDYRLGRCLERGLVEKKTIQYEGYTLQFEGYDTLALRALVEQDTISEFGSPLGVGKESDVYEVKSYKPLALKYHREGYTNFRKVHKERDYTSENDHVSWMYTARKAAEREHGILEELYPDVAVPQPIGQNRHAIVMEKMDGVELSQTRLEDEQVLGVLDLLLSEVSRAYAKGYVHADMSEYNVFVNEEGVKVFDWPQAVPTDHENADEFLRRDLTNIVGYFRRKYPQHVPDGLASDELAEAIADDSFETVAEFV; encoded by the coding sequence ATGGTGCGCAACGTCGCCGGGTTGCTCCCGGAACTCGAGGCGGAGGACTTCTATCTCCTCTCGGGGGTCGAACAGGGGATGCGGTTCTCCGAGTGGGTCCAGCGGGAGAAGCTCCCGAAGTTCTCCGATCTGAGCGAGGAGGAGGTCGACTATCGGCTCGGGCGCTGTCTCGAGCGCGGACTGGTCGAGAAGAAAACGATCCAGTACGAGGGCTACACCCTCCAGTTCGAAGGCTACGATACCCTGGCCCTGCGGGCGCTCGTCGAACAGGATACCATTTCCGAGTTCGGCTCGCCGCTGGGCGTCGGCAAGGAGAGCGACGTCTACGAGGTCAAGTCGTACAAGCCGCTGGCGCTGAAGTATCACCGCGAGGGCTATACGAACTTTCGGAAGGTCCACAAGGAGCGCGATTACACGTCCGAGAACGACCACGTCTCCTGGATGTACACCGCCCGAAAGGCTGCCGAGCGCGAACACGGCATCCTCGAGGAACTCTATCCCGACGTCGCGGTGCCACAGCCGATCGGCCAGAACCGCCACGCCATCGTGATGGAGAAGATGGACGGCGTCGAACTCTCCCAGACCCGACTCGAGGACGAGCAAGTCCTGGGCGTCCTCGATCTCCTGCTCTCGGAGGTCTCGCGCGCGTACGCGAAGGGGTACGTCCACGCCGACATGAGCGAGTACAACGTCTTCGTCAACGAGGAGGGCGTGAAAGTCTTCGACTGGCCCCAGGCCGTCCCGACGGACCACGAGAACGCCGACGAATTCCTCCGACGCGATCTGACGAACATCGTCGGCTACTTCCGGCGCAAGTACCCCCAGCACGTCCCCGACGGACTCGCGAGCGACGAACTCGCCGAGGCGATCGCCGATGACTCGTTCGAGACGGTCGCCGAATTCGTCTGA
- a CDS encoding biotin/lipoate A/B protein ligase family protein produces the protein MTALSDRDWRLIRDEPRDGATQMALEEIAARTALEDDVRTVRTYSWEPSTLSLGYRQDADTVDWDFCEREGVDVTRRQTGGGGIYHDRHADISYTIVAPADEVPGDLMECYELFCEPILEAFDRMGVDAAFASAERDAIYQPSCYLRDINPAHDIVAPAEAGTGARKISGNAQYRQRDVVIQHGSISYALEPRKHVGVFDTELEESTFTDRVTSIRDETGIDREEAVDAIAGALRDWCDAEESTWNDGDLEAARDLADRKFGSDAWVRNREMLEVDNQ, from the coding sequence ATGACGGCACTGTCCGATCGGGACTGGCGACTGATCCGGGACGAACCCCGTGACGGGGCGACGCAGATGGCCCTCGAGGAGATCGCCGCACGAACGGCGCTCGAGGACGACGTTCGAACCGTTCGAACCTACTCGTGGGAGCCGAGTACGCTCTCGCTGGGGTACCGGCAGGACGCCGACACGGTCGACTGGGACTTCTGCGAGCGCGAGGGGGTCGACGTCACCCGCCGGCAGACCGGCGGCGGCGGGATCTATCACGACCGACACGCCGATATTTCGTACACGATCGTGGCTCCCGCCGACGAGGTTCCGGGGGACCTGATGGAGTGCTACGAACTGTTCTGCGAGCCGATCCTCGAGGCCTTCGATCGGATGGGCGTCGACGCCGCCTTCGCGTCGGCCGAACGGGACGCGATCTATCAGCCCTCGTGCTATCTGCGGGACATCAACCCGGCACACGACATCGTCGCGCCCGCGGAGGCGGGCACGGGAGCACGTAAGATCAGCGGCAACGCTCAGTACCGCCAGCGCGACGTCGTCATCCAGCATGGTTCAATCAGTTACGCCCTCGAGCCCCGGAAACACGTCGGGGTGTTCGATACCGAACTCGAGGAGTCGACCTTCACCGATCGGGTGACGAGCATCCGTGACGAGACCGGGATCGATCGCGAGGAAGCTGTCGACGCGATCGCGGGGGCGCTGCGAGACTGGTGTGACGCCGAGGAGTCGACCTGGAACGACGGCGACCTCGAGGCCGCCCGTGATCTCGCCGACCGGAAGTTCGGTTCTGATGCGTGGGTTCGGAATCGGGAGATGCTCGAGGTGGACAACCAGTGA
- a CDS encoding deoxyribonuclease IV, with the protein MKVGAHVSISGSRVSSDEETPPYDDLRNAVHRQTAFGGNCGQVFTTSPQVWAQPEISDEAAAGFREASDERLEGPWVIHSAYLVNLCTPKDDLRRKSMESMQAELDAAERLGIPYVNVHLGAHTGAGVEGGLDNAASVIDDLEVPDDVRILIESDAGSGTKLGGEFDHLAGIIDRTETDIGICIDTAHTLVAGNDLTTPEAVDETVGRFDDVVGLEYLEYIHLNDSKHDVGTHKDEHAHIGEGYIGEDGMKAIVNHPDLRELPFALETPTEDGRGFAWNIQRVKELRDDE; encoded by the coding sequence ATGAAGGTCGGCGCACACGTTTCGATCTCCGGTTCGCGCGTCTCGTCCGACGAGGAAACGCCGCCGTACGACGATCTCCGCAACGCGGTCCACCGCCAGACCGCGTTCGGCGGCAACTGCGGGCAGGTGTTCACCACCTCGCCGCAGGTCTGGGCACAGCCCGAGATCAGCGACGAGGCGGCCGCGGGCTTCCGAGAAGCGAGCGACGAACGACTCGAGGGGCCGTGGGTCATCCACTCGGCCTACCTCGTCAATCTCTGCACGCCGAAGGACGACCTCCGCCGGAAGTCCATGGAGAGCATGCAGGCGGAACTCGACGCCGCCGAGCGACTCGGGATTCCGTACGTCAACGTCCACCTCGGGGCCCACACCGGCGCGGGCGTCGAAGGCGGGCTCGACAACGCCGCGAGCGTCATCGACGATCTCGAGGTGCCCGACGACGTTCGGATCCTCATCGAGTCCGACGCGGGTAGCGGGACCAAGCTGGGCGGCGAATTCGACCACCTCGCGGGGATCATCGACCGCACCGAGACCGATATCGGAATCTGCATCGACACCGCTCACACGCTCGTCGCGGGCAACGACCTAACGACGCCCGAGGCCGTCGACGAGACCGTCGGCCGCTTCGACGACGTGGTCGGCCTCGAGTACCTCGAGTACATCCACCTCAACGACTCGAAACACGACGTGGGCACGCACAAGGACGAGCACGCCCACATCGGCGAGGGCTACATCGGCGAAGACGGGATGAAGGCAATCGTGAACCATCCGGATCTTCGGGAGCTGCCGTTCGCGCTCGAGACGCCGACGGAGGACGGCCGCGGCTTCGCGTGGAACATTCAGCGGGTCAAAGAGCTTCGCGACGACGAGTAG